The following proteins are encoded in a genomic region of Opitutaceae bacterium:
- a CDS encoding sigma-70 family RNA polymerase sigma factor: MSETSSNDTTGTPAAQDNGATELVAAIAAGEKYALARAYDLYSRPLFGMAYRLLQNRSEAEDILHDVFANLRGLAEDYDPSRGSIEAWLIMLVRSRAIDRIRKTRRRADLVAAAAPEDLGWEESPSGLSSPANSALRNEQIQGVRAALAELPADQRQALELAYFTGLTQQEIAERLQEPLGTIKARVRRSLLRLREVIGGRHE, from the coding sequence ATGAGCGAAACCTCGAGCAACGACACAACCGGCACGCCCGCGGCGCAAGACAATGGCGCCACCGAATTGGTGGCGGCCATCGCCGCGGGCGAAAAGTATGCCCTTGCCCGAGCCTACGACCTTTATTCCCGCCCTCTCTTCGGCATGGCTTATCGGTTGCTCCAGAATCGCAGTGAGGCAGAGGATATTCTGCATGATGTCTTCGCGAACCTGCGCGGCTTGGCCGAAGATTACGACCCGTCCCGAGGGTCGATCGAGGCGTGGCTAATCATGCTGGTACGCAGCCGGGCAATTGACCGCATTCGCAAGACCCGGCGCCGCGCCGATCTGGTCGCCGCTGCAGCCCCTGAAGACCTAGGCTGGGAAGAGTCTCCGTCAGGCTTGTCCTCACCCGCCAATTCTGCGTTGCGAAACGAACAAATCCAGGGAGTACGAGCTGCCCTGGCCGAGCTGCCCGCAGACCAGCGGCAAGCACTGGAACTTGCGTACTTCACGGGCCTGACGCAGCAGGAAATTGCCGAGCGGCTACAGGAGCCCTTGGGGACGATCAAAGCCCGGGTGAGACGCAGCCTTTTGAGGCTCAGAGAAGTGATTGGAGGCCGCCATGAGTGA
- a CDS encoding class I SAM-dependent methyltransferase, producing the protein MSERGCWCGYPTLFPYSDDYHVCKACGTLVSRAPLATGREAVRDEGELYSRDYWTKRQTHHHALPEISERARLDLHERCTHWLKHVLERVPAPARLLEVGCGHGGFLGLAVEAGYEVAGTEMSPWVVEQARNWFEVDVRAGPVDHQDFPLGSFDAIALHDVIEHLPDPVATLSHCKRLLKPEGVLFLQTPEYKEHLTYADLVREKDLFLRHMDQNNDEHLFLFSRRSLAKFCADLGFPVQEWMNPVYSYDHYLVASAAPLAVRTRDEVAASLQGNRGQRMVLALLDKAYESQDRWWAIERLRGIRRLDE; encoded by the coding sequence ATGAGCGAGCGCGGTTGCTGGTGCGGCTACCCCACCCTCTTTCCCTACTCGGACGATTACCACGTCTGCAAGGCGTGCGGTACTTTGGTAAGCCGCGCCCCCCTTGCCACAGGCCGCGAGGCGGTGCGGGACGAGGGCGAGCTCTACAGCCGTGACTACTGGACCAAACGCCAGACCCACCATCACGCGTTGCCGGAGATCAGCGAGCGGGCAAGGCTCGACTTGCATGAGCGCTGCACGCATTGGCTGAAACACGTGCTGGAACGCGTGCCCGCACCCGCGCGGTTGCTCGAAGTGGGCTGCGGTCATGGCGGCTTTCTCGGTCTCGCCGTTGAAGCCGGTTACGAGGTAGCAGGAACGGAAATGAGCCCGTGGGTCGTCGAGCAGGCGCGAAACTGGTTTGAGGTCGACGTTCGAGCAGGCCCCGTTGATCACCAGGATTTCCCTCTCGGAAGTTTCGATGCGATTGCCTTGCACGACGTGATCGAGCACCTGCCGGATCCAGTGGCCACGCTCTCCCATTGCAAGCGGCTGTTGAAGCCGGAGGGGGTTCTCTTCCTGCAGACTCCCGAGTACAAAGAGCATCTCACGTACGCTGACCTCGTACGCGAGAAAGACCTCTTCCTCCGGCACATGGATCAGAACAATGACGAGCACCTCTTTCTCTTCAGTCGGAGGAGCCTCGCGAAATTCTGCGCGGATCTTGGCTTTCCTGTCCAAGAGTGGATGAATCCTGTCTACAGCTACGACCACTATCTCGTCGCTTCAGCTGCACCCTTGGCTGTGCGCACCCGCGACGAAGTCGCTGCTTCCCTCCAAGGGAACCGCGGTCAGCGCATGGTCCTCGCGCTTCTGGACAAGGCGTATGAGTCGCAGGATAGATGGTGGGCGATTGAGCGATTGAGGGGGATTAGGAGATTAGACGAATAG
- a CDS encoding ABC transporter permease: MSAAVSTARSLTALATRHRELWWQFTVRAVEVRHRGSHLGFVWALLNPLLMLTLYLVVFGFIFNSRFNVLPNETAVDYALAMFAGLLLFHVTSEALAAAPSYIVANPNLVKKVVFPLEILPLANVSALWFHALISLCLLLIAALSLGRIHDFSGFLWLPVVLAPLALWTAGLALLFSALGVFFRDITQVMGVVTQVLLYASAVFYSPQTIQGIPYLWHVLKWNPLLETIDLLRRVLLWNLPIDLNALAYTWGVGLGTLWLGAYVFKRTQRAFADVI; the protein is encoded by the coding sequence ATGTCCGCCGCCGTTTCCACAGCCCGCTCCCTCACCGCTCTCGCCACCCGCCACCGCGAACTCTGGTGGCAATTCACCGTACGCGCAGTGGAGGTCCGGCACCGCGGGAGTCACCTGGGCTTCGTATGGGCACTGCTGAACCCTTTGCTGATGCTGACCCTGTACCTGGTGGTCTTCGGCTTCATCTTCAACAGCCGGTTCAACGTCCTTCCAAATGAGACAGCGGTGGATTACGCCCTCGCGATGTTTGCGGGTTTGCTGCTCTTCCACGTCACCAGCGAGGCCCTCGCGGCCGCACCCAGCTACATCGTGGCGAACCCCAACTTGGTGAAGAAGGTCGTCTTCCCGTTGGAGATCCTTCCGCTGGCGAATGTCAGCGCACTTTGGTTCCACGCCCTGATCAGTCTTTGCTTGCTCCTGATCGCGGCTCTCTCGCTCGGACGCATCCACGATTTTTCGGGATTTCTGTGGCTGCCCGTCGTGCTTGCTCCGCTGGCCCTGTGGACTGCCGGACTGGCCTTGCTCTTCTCGGCCCTAGGCGTCTTCTTCCGCGACATCACCCAGGTCATGGGAGTGGTCACGCAAGTCCTGCTCTACGCTAGCGCCGTCTTTTACTCGCCGCAAACGATCCAGGGCATTCCGTACCTGTGGCATGTTCTGAAGTGGAACCCCCTTCTCGAGACCATCGACCTGCTGCGCCGCGTGCTCCTTTGGAATCTGCCGATTGATCTCAACGCGCTGGCGTACACTTGGGGCGTGGGCCTCGGTACGCTCTGGCTCGGAGCCTACGTCTTCAAACGGACACAACGCGCCTTTGCCGATGTCATCTGA
- a CDS encoding UbiA family prenyltransferase, with translation MTLHPLPVIVDLDGTLTPVDTLHELAIASINKAPAPAILTLVRLPFNKPLQKRHLAALAPDYPASLPWSSSVAVWLESNRSEQVILCTASAQEVALRVASLHGGFSEALGSDGATNLKGPSKADRLVSRFGRRGFSYVGNSWADVPVWSAAARAVVVSNDQELIAKAREVCPYVEVLAPEPRNRWVDFVRALRPHQWVKNLLVFLPFLASHSFERGDLLLSTVVAFAVFCLLASASYLVNDLLDLHADRLHPVKRLRPIAAGALDALAAAGMSAMLASAALAFAAVQSPALLMVALAYLFLATAYSRWLKRIAFLDVGLLAGLYTSRLWAGSAATEIWPSPWLSGFSLALFVSLALCKRFVEYRRLGSAGETNPSRGYTTVQLSAIRRIGIFAHFSAVGVLAAYLSSQNVVELYGRPLMLVPAPLVVAFWGFRVWRLAAQGRVDEDPVIFALRDRVSWLCLGALASIFIAALG, from the coding sequence ATGACCCTCCACCCGCTACCCGTCATCGTTGACCTCGATGGGACGCTCACGCCGGTGGACACGCTCCACGAGCTTGCCATCGCAAGCATCAACAAGGCGCCCGCTCCGGCGATACTCACCCTGGTGCGTCTTCCGTTTAACAAGCCGCTTCAAAAGAGGCACTTAGCTGCATTGGCACCCGACTATCCCGCCAGTCTTCCGTGGTCCTCGAGCGTGGCCGTGTGGTTGGAATCCAACCGAAGCGAACAGGTCATCCTCTGCACTGCCTCCGCCCAAGAAGTCGCCCTGCGGGTGGCCAGTCTCCACGGGGGATTCAGCGAGGCACTGGGCTCCGACGGCGCCACCAACCTCAAGGGTCCGTCGAAAGCCGACCGTCTGGTGTCGCGTTTCGGCCGCAGGGGATTTTCGTACGTGGGCAACTCCTGGGCGGATGTCCCGGTGTGGTCCGCGGCAGCCAGGGCAGTCGTTGTCTCCAACGACCAGGAACTGATCGCAAAGGCACGCGAGGTATGTCCCTACGTCGAAGTCCTGGCGCCTGAACCGCGCAACCGGTGGGTTGATTTTGTCCGCGCACTTCGTCCTCACCAATGGGTGAAGAACCTGCTCGTCTTCCTTCCGTTCCTGGCGTCGCACTCCTTTGAACGCGGCGACCTTCTGCTCAGTACGGTGGTGGCGTTCGCGGTGTTTTGCCTGCTCGCCTCCGCGTCGTATCTGGTGAACGACCTGCTGGATCTCCATGCTGACCGGTTGCATCCGGTAAAGCGGCTCCGTCCGATAGCAGCCGGAGCGCTCGACGCGCTGGCGGCTGCCGGCATGTCCGCAATGCTCGCGAGCGCCGCGTTGGCGTTCGCCGCGGTGCAGTCACCGGCACTCTTGATGGTGGCCCTTGCTTACTTGTTTCTGGCCACGGCATACTCACGCTGGCTCAAACGGATCGCATTTCTCGACGTCGGCCTGCTCGCCGGCCTTTACACATCAAGGCTCTGGGCAGGGAGCGCCGCGACAGAGATCTGGCCGTCGCCATGGCTTTCAGGTTTCTCGCTGGCGCTGTTTGTCAGCCTCGCTCTCTGCAAGCGCTTCGTCGAGTACCGCCGCCTTGGCTCCGCGGGAGAGACGAATCCGAGTCGTGGATACACGACGGTTCAACTCTCCGCGATACGACGCATCGGGATCTTTGCCCATTTCAGCGCAGTGGGCGTCCTCGCAGCCTATCTCTCCAGCCAAAACGTGGTGGAACTCTACGGCCGCCCGCTCATGCTTGTTCCCGCTCCGCTTGTGGTTGCTTTCTGGGGTTTTCGTGTCTGGCGGCTGGCCGCACAGGGGCGGGTTGACGAAGATCCCGTGATCTTCGCCTTGCGCGATCGCGTAAGTTGGCTGTGCCTTGGAGCCCTCGCCAGCATATTCATCGCAGCGCTGGGTTGA
- a CDS encoding ABC transporter ATP-binding protein translates to MSSDEIIIDIQNVAKSYRIWSSPSARLLAPAMETAAPWAPKPVGTSLRKKAASGYRDFQALHPLTAQIRRGQATGIIGRNGSGKSTLLQLIAGTLTPTSGSVNVHGRVAALLELGSGFNPDFTGRENVYLNGAIHGFSRAEMDKRFVEIAAFAEIGDFIDQPVKTYSSGMLVRLAFSVAISVQPDVLIVDEALSVGDVFFAQKCFRRIREIIHRGATLIFVSHDMGAVQSLCDRALLLHQGQLVFDGAPEDCVSRYFNLNQARKPGSARAEGTHAEIDSALREKLLADNCLATARSRHGDRTLEFLAAAVYDGHGAATFDFEMMHRATVRVLLRAAKEVRLPSIGLQLHDRLGNLVYAAGTPQLRFPLAAFNEGREVMLDFNLTLSLHPGTYTLSFDAAECDAEDPNVGTFFDRVGGIGPLEVKHHGTGAMPFYGVAQLPMEINYT, encoded by the coding sequence ATGTCATCTGACGAGATCATCATCGATATTCAGAACGTCGCCAAATCGTACCGGATCTGGAGTTCGCCGTCCGCACGCTTGCTTGCTCCCGCGATGGAGACAGCCGCTCCCTGGGCGCCCAAGCCAGTTGGAACGAGTCTGAGAAAGAAGGCGGCCAGCGGGTACCGGGATTTCCAAGCCCTTCACCCTCTCACCGCGCAGATACGACGCGGGCAGGCGACGGGCATCATCGGCCGCAACGGCTCGGGCAAGAGCACCCTGCTACAATTAATCGCCGGCACCCTGACACCGACCTCTGGTTCAGTGAACGTCCATGGCCGCGTGGCGGCGCTTCTTGAACTGGGCTCGGGCTTCAACCCGGACTTCACCGGACGCGAAAATGTCTACCTCAACGGCGCCATCCACGGATTTTCCCGCGCGGAAATGGACAAACGCTTTGTCGAGATTGCTGCCTTTGCGGAGATAGGCGATTTCATCGACCAACCGGTAAAGACATACTCTTCCGGCATGCTCGTGCGCCTCGCGTTCAGCGTGGCGATCAGCGTTCAGCCCGATGTCCTCATCGTCGACGAGGCTCTCAGCGTGGGCGACGTATTTTTCGCACAGAAGTGCTTCAGAAGAATTCGCGAAATCATCCATCGCGGGGCGACCTTGATCTTCGTCTCCCACGACATGGGCGCCGTGCAAAGCCTTTGCGACCGCGCGCTTTTGCTTCACCAGGGCCAACTGGTCTTTGATGGCGCCCCTGAGGATTGTGTCAGCCGCTACTTTAATCTGAACCAGGCCCGGAAGCCCGGTTCCGCGCGAGCGGAAGGGACCCACGCCGAGATTGACTCCGCACTTCGCGAGAAGCTGCTTGCCGACAACTGCCTGGCCACGGCGCGCTCACGCCATGGCGACCGCACCCTCGAGTTCCTCGCCGCGGCGGTCTATGATGGCCACGGTGCCGCCACGTTTGATTTCGAGATGATGCATCGCGCCACGGTTCGCGTGTTGCTTCGCGCAGCGAAGGAAGTCCGCCTTCCAAGCATCGGGCTGCAGCTTCACGACCGCTTGGGCAACCTCGTCTATGCAGCTGGCACGCCCCAGTTGCGATTCCCGCTCGCCGCCTTCAACGAAGGTCGCGAAGTCATGCTGGACTTCAACCTGACGCTCAGCCTGCACCCGGGCACCTACACGCTCTCGTTTGATGCCGCCGAATGCGACGCAGAGGATCCCAATGTGGGAACATTTTTCGACCGAGTCGGCGGGATCGGCCCGCTCGAGGTCAAGCACCACGGCACCGGGGCAATGCCGTTCTACGGAGTCGCTCAACTGCCCATGGAGATCAACTACACATGA
- a CDS encoding glycosyltransferase family 2 protein: MPAVSVIIPAYQAASTLQRSVESVLAQDYSDFEVLIIDDGSTDGTRDIAEAFAKTDARVRYLHLAENKGAAAAMNVGWRSSESPYVAILDADDAAMPHRLGAQVAFLDQHSDISVVGGGAVFIEKDTGFRETVWMPTHHRDLRRRRWYQSPFVHPTVMIRRAFLELTGGYTEGLRLGEDYDLWMRGFQEASVRYANLPVVLVEYTTRAVQRWQMIRASARVRHLAGKREGKRLVGMAAATRILAEGVVERSGVFSIRDKIVRSLTTRVQPEAAEERSA, translated from the coding sequence GTGCCTGCTGTATCGGTCATCATCCCTGCTTATCAAGCTGCCTCGACCCTGCAAAGGTCGGTTGAGAGCGTGCTGGCGCAAGATTACAGCGACTTTGAAGTTCTGATTATTGACGACGGGTCCACAGACGGCACCCGTGACATCGCGGAGGCTTTTGCAAAGACCGATGCTCGCGTTCGCTATCTTCACCTGGCTGAAAACAAAGGCGCAGCTGCTGCCATGAACGTCGGCTGGCGCTCCTCCGAGTCGCCGTACGTTGCGATACTTGACGCTGACGATGCGGCCATGCCGCATCGACTGGGCGCCCAAGTGGCCTTTCTGGATCAGCATTCGGATATCAGCGTTGTCGGCGGTGGTGCGGTGTTCATTGAGAAAGATACTGGCTTTCGCGAAACGGTCTGGATGCCGACCCACCATAGGGACCTCCGCCGTCGTCGCTGGTATCAGAGTCCGTTCGTTCACCCGACGGTGATGATCCGGCGTGCCTTCCTCGAGCTGACTGGCGGTTACACAGAAGGGTTGAGGCTGGGGGAGGATTACGACCTCTGGATGCGGGGCTTCCAAGAGGCGTCCGTCCGCTACGCCAACCTTCCTGTCGTGCTTGTTGAATACACCACCCGGGCCGTGCAACGATGGCAGATGATACGAGCGAGCGCACGGGTTCGGCACCTGGCCGGCAAGCGCGAAGGCAAGCGGCTCGTGGGCATGGCTGCGGCGACGCGGATCCTTGCTGAAGGGGTTGTGGAGCGCTCGGGAGTTTTTTCGATTCGCGACAAGATTGTGCGGAGCCTGACCACACGGGTACAGCCGGAAGCTGCCGAGGAACGCAGCGCGTGA
- a CDS encoding glycosyltransferase: MSTVVGAGMRLVFVTSLLREGGAERVVAVLASGLADRGHEVRVLVLRDLDGTEYATSPAVEVEALRLISERNPWWRPAGLVRLARLRRALRIARPELVISFQDKLNAAVVLATRGLGVPVVCTEHVVPSGQRLGVVWGWLRTWAYRRAALVVAPTEAIASELRPLGARVEVLAYPAAHYSQAPCNGAPDTRALSFRAAGRLAAVKGFDRLIDAFAMVAEELPEWTLELAGEGELRAELESRAEGLGLGGRVRFRGRVADVVGFFGGGRVAVISSQSEAFPMVLLEAWASGTPVAAIPSAGSLVEMGGDAVAWAGDERVAGLASVMRRLATEADLAARLAELGRERYLKFAPGVVLDAWEERTRTWRRVDSR, from the coding sequence GTGAGCACAGTGGTTGGAGCGGGGATGCGTCTGGTGTTCGTAACCTCATTGCTTCGCGAGGGTGGGGCGGAGCGCGTGGTGGCGGTGCTGGCCTCGGGCCTGGCCGACCGCGGCCACGAGGTGCGGGTGCTTGTCCTGCGTGACTTGGATGGGACCGAGTATGCGACCAGTCCGGCCGTGGAGGTGGAGGCATTGCGCCTCATCAGTGAGCGAAATCCCTGGTGGAGGCCCGCTGGGCTTGTCCGGTTGGCCCGCTTACGGAGGGCGCTCCGGATTGCCCGGCCGGAACTGGTAATCTCGTTCCAGGACAAGCTTAATGCCGCAGTCGTGCTGGCGACGCGGGGGCTTGGCGTGCCTGTGGTGTGCACCGAGCATGTGGTCCCGTCGGGCCAGCGTCTCGGCGTGGTGTGGGGTTGGCTCCGGACGTGGGCCTATCGACGTGCGGCCCTTGTGGTGGCTCCCACGGAGGCCATCGCGAGCGAGCTACGGCCCCTGGGCGCACGTGTGGAGGTCCTGGCGTATCCGGCAGCCCATTACAGCCAGGCCCCGTGTAATGGAGCGCCGGATACACGGGCGCTCTCCTTTCGTGCGGCAGGCCGGCTGGCGGCCGTGAAGGGCTTCGACCGGTTGATAGACGCCTTTGCAATGGTGGCGGAGGAGCTTCCGGAGTGGACCCTCGAGTTGGCCGGGGAAGGGGAGTTGCGGGCGGAGCTTGAGTCGAGGGCGGAGGGCCTGGGTCTTGGCGGGCGTGTGCGGTTCCGCGGTCGCGTCGCGGATGTTGTCGGCTTTTTTGGCGGGGGGCGGGTGGCGGTGATCTCGTCGCAAAGCGAGGCGTTTCCCATGGTGCTTTTGGAGGCCTGGGCGTCGGGAACGCCGGTGGCTGCAATCCCGAGTGCGGGGAGCCTGGTTGAGATGGGCGGTGACGCGGTCGCCTGGGCAGGCGATGAAAGGGTTGCCGGCCTTGCCTCGGTCATGCGCAGGCTCGCGACGGAGGCGGATCTCGCCGCGCGGCTGGCTGAGCTGGGACGGGAACGTTACCTGAAGTTTGCGCCGGGGGTTGTGCTGGACGCGTGGGAGGAGCGAACGCGAACCTGGAGGAGGGTCGATTCGCGATGA
- a CDS encoding anti-sigma factor: protein MSDETREELAALYAIDQLHDEERVEFEKQLSKDPELAALVRDLREASAALALSAKVNEGPSPELRDRIFISAAGYRPKKLKPAKIVAFSLHARIAWAIAACAVVAAGLFHTRYLSVQTVVSTSEASYTAAIAEIKSLEQQMEAERILGNQQLADMRKAADVANLKIARLAELTGNSPAAVAVAVWNPLNQEGVLSVESLPLLQKDQDYQLWVIDPQYVNPVNGGVFTVGNDGKANIRFQPDQAVGGATMFAISRERKGGVPKAEGPIVAAGGLQ, encoded by the coding sequence ATGAGTGACGAAACCAGGGAAGAACTCGCGGCACTCTACGCCATCGACCAGCTCCATGATGAAGAGCGTGTCGAGTTTGAGAAGCAGCTCAGCAAGGATCCCGAGCTCGCGGCACTTGTGCGAGACTTGCGAGAAGCATCCGCTGCACTCGCACTCTCGGCAAAGGTCAATGAAGGCCCATCCCCGGAGCTCCGGGATCGAATTTTTATTTCTGCCGCCGGCTACCGGCCAAAGAAGCTCAAGCCAGCAAAGATCGTAGCCTTTAGCTTACATGCCCGCATCGCTTGGGCGATTGCGGCCTGTGCCGTCGTGGCAGCCGGCCTGTTCCACACGCGGTACCTGAGCGTCCAGACAGTAGTGTCGACGAGTGAAGCCAGCTACACCGCCGCGATCGCCGAGATCAAAAGCCTGGAGCAACAGATGGAGGCAGAGCGGATCCTGGGCAACCAACAGCTCGCTGACATGCGAAAGGCCGCCGATGTGGCTAACCTCAAGATCGCCCGTCTGGCTGAACTCACTGGGAATAGCCCCGCTGCCGTGGCGGTCGCCGTCTGGAATCCCCTGAACCAGGAAGGCGTCCTTTCAGTCGAAAGTTTGCCTTTGCTCCAGAAGGATCAGGACTACCAGCTGTGGGTTATCGATCCGCAGTACGTGAATCCGGTAAACGGCGGTGTGTTCACCGTCGGAAATGACGGAAAGGCGAACATACGCTTCCAGCCAGACCAAGCGGTGGGAGGCGCCA
- the rmuC gene encoding DNA recombination protein RmuC, whose protein sequence is MDLALALGALVLGVLVGWLISAYRHAPLAERLRSKEADALQAAQQLGEMRARVEALATEAARLQAELAGERAAHAEKVRALTEAHERLTTEFKALSAEALKSNNTAFLELAKSALSQHQQKAEGDLAARQQAIEGLVKPLKESLEKVDTKMAELEQRRERAYGQLGQQLEQLNTAQLRLQGEAAKLSTALRSTTYTGSWGELQLRKVVEMADMLPYCDFREQETQSSLRADLVVRLPGGQNIVVDAKAPVQSFRAALETADEAARALLLAEHAAKVRGHVDALGAKSYWESFQPAPEFVVLFLPGDHLLTAALQGDPTLLDRAVSKKVLLATPTTLIALLKAASYGWRQEAVSANAEEVSRLGRELYDRLATFADHLERVGKGLEAAMKGYNSAVGSFESSVLPSGRRFAELGAKGMKELTPPSGVETTPRDLLKRG, encoded by the coding sequence GTGGACCTCGCACTGGCATTAGGAGCTCTCGTCTTAGGCGTTCTCGTAGGCTGGCTCATCTCGGCGTACCGCCATGCGCCCCTTGCGGAGCGACTGCGCTCCAAGGAGGCAGACGCACTCCAAGCAGCCCAACAACTCGGGGAGATGCGCGCGCGCGTGGAGGCGCTTGCGACAGAGGCTGCGCGGTTGCAGGCAGAGCTCGCGGGAGAGCGGGCGGCCCACGCGGAGAAGGTGAGGGCCCTCACTGAAGCGCATGAACGCCTCACGACCGAGTTCAAGGCCCTCTCGGCCGAGGCGCTCAAGAGCAACAACACGGCATTTCTCGAACTCGCGAAATCCGCCCTTTCCCAACACCAGCAGAAGGCGGAAGGCGATCTTGCGGCGCGTCAGCAGGCGATCGAGGGCCTGGTCAAGCCGCTCAAGGAATCACTTGAAAAAGTGGATACGAAGATGGCCGAGCTCGAGCAGCGCCGCGAGCGTGCCTACGGCCAGCTGGGACAGCAACTGGAGCAACTCAACACCGCGCAGCTCCGCCTCCAAGGCGAGGCAGCCAAGCTTTCCACCGCCCTGAGGTCCACCACTTATACGGGCAGCTGGGGAGAGCTTCAGCTGCGGAAGGTCGTGGAGATGGCAGATATGCTCCCTTACTGCGACTTTCGGGAACAGGAGACGCAATCGAGCCTGCGGGCGGACCTCGTCGTCCGGCTGCCGGGCGGGCAGAACATTGTCGTCGACGCCAAGGCTCCCGTGCAGTCGTTCCGTGCTGCCTTGGAGACGGCGGACGAAGCAGCGCGCGCCCTACTGCTCGCGGAGCATGCCGCCAAAGTGCGCGGCCACGTGGACGCACTTGGTGCGAAATCGTACTGGGAGAGCTTTCAGCCGGCGCCTGAATTCGTCGTGCTCTTCCTGCCCGGCGACCACCTGCTTACTGCGGCGCTCCAGGGAGACCCCACCCTTCTTGACCGAGCGGTATCCAAAAAGGTACTACTTGCCACGCCCACAACTCTGATCGCGCTGCTAAAGGCGGCATCGTATGGCTGGCGCCAGGAGGCCGTCTCGGCGAACGCGGAGGAAGTCAGCCGCCTCGGACGAGAACTCTACGACCGCCTGGCGACGTTTGCCGATCACCTCGAACGCGTCGGCAAAGGGCTCGAGGCGGCCATGAAAGGCTACAATTCGGCCGTGGGATCCTTTGAATCCAGTGTACTGCCGAGCGGCAGGCGTTTCGCGGAACTCGGTGCCAAAGGGATGAAGGAACTGACGCCCCCGTCTGGAGTCGAGACTACGCCCAGGGACCTTCTGAAACGAGGTTGA
- the galE gene encoding UDP-glucose 4-epimerase GalE, with product MQILVTGGAGFIGSHTVLALLEAGHSVISIDNFSNSKPEALRRVAKLAGLGEAVEGAGAKILDWPGKLAVFRGDAGNEQDLSAAFAHGKVDAAIHFAGLKAVGESVQIPMKYYEVNLGTTFALVRVMDRLGVRNLAFSSSATVYGNPDSLPIVEDFPLRTASPYGRTKLFIEDILCDLAVAGAKQNKPWKIALLRYFNPVGAHESGRIGEDPNGIPNNLFPFLTQVVVGRLKELSVFGNDYPTADGTAVRDYIHVVDLADGHVKAVEAMAKADSWTGAEAFNLATGNGNSVLDVIKNFEAATGKKVPYKIAPRRAGDVTACYASPAKAKRMLGWEGKRDMAAMCVDSWRWQQQNPQGYGAS from the coding sequence ATGCAGATTCTAGTTACTGGTGGCGCCGGATTCATCGGTTCACACACGGTTCTTGCCCTTCTCGAAGCCGGACACTCGGTCATCTCGATCGACAACTTTTCGAACTCGAAGCCCGAAGCTCTCCGGCGGGTGGCAAAGCTTGCCGGTCTCGGCGAAGCCGTCGAAGGAGCAGGGGCCAAAATCCTCGATTGGCCAGGTAAGTTGGCGGTGTTTCGTGGAGATGCGGGTAATGAACAAGACCTGTCGGCCGCGTTCGCACATGGCAAAGTGGATGCAGCCATCCACTTTGCTGGCCTCAAGGCCGTGGGTGAATCGGTTCAGATCCCGATGAAATATTACGAGGTGAATCTTGGAACCACCTTCGCCTTGGTGCGCGTCATGGATCGTCTCGGGGTGCGCAATTTGGCTTTCAGTTCATCCGCAACGGTCTACGGGAACCCCGATTCCTTGCCGATCGTGGAGGATTTTCCTCTCAGAACCGCTAGCCCTTACGGTCGCACAAAGCTCTTCATCGAAGACATCCTTTGCGATCTCGCGGTCGCTGGCGCAAAGCAAAACAAACCCTGGAAGATTGCGTTGCTGCGTTACTTCAACCCGGTAGGTGCACATGAGTCAGGCCGCATCGGCGAGGATCCCAACGGAATCCCGAACAACCTGTTCCCCTTCCTCACCCAGGTGGTCGTTGGCCGGCTCAAGGAACTGAGTGTATTCGGCAATGATTACCCCACAGCCGACGGAACAGCCGTGCGCGACTACATCCATGTGGTTGACCTGGCAGATGGGCACGTGAAGGCGGTCGAAGCAATGGCTAAGGCCGACTCCTGGACGGGCGCCGAGGCGTTCAACCTCGCGACCGGCAACGGCAACAGCGTCCTCGACGTCATCAAGAATTTCGAGGCCGCCACCGGAAAGAAAGTCCCCTACAAGATCGCTCCACGACGCGCGGGTGATGTGACCGCATGTTACGCCTCGCCGGCGAAAGCAAAGCGCATGCTCGGCTGGGAAGGGAAACGCGACATGGCAGCGATGTGCGTCGACTCCTGGCGCTGGCAACAGCAGAATCCGCAGGGCTACGGCGCCTCCTGA